In a genomic window of Callithrix jacchus isolate 240 chromosome 22, calJac240_pri, whole genome shotgun sequence:
- the SMIM46 gene encoding small integral membrane protein 46, with product MDLGSGSSQSEDSETTFQLWLQLLLWVHLAVRFLSYLHHTFREPKPKPAP from the coding sequence ATGGACCTGGGATCAGGCAGCAGCCAGAGCGAGGACTCGGAGACCACCTTCCAGCTGTGGCTGCAGTTGCTCCTCTGGGTCCACCTGGCTGTCCGTTTCCTGAGTTACCTGCACCACACCTTCCGGGAGCCTAAGCCAAAGCCAGCACCCTGA